The following proteins are co-located in the Rhodococcus opacus B4 genome:
- the glpD gene encoding glycerol-3-phosphate dehydrogenase, with amino-acid sequence MSSQPGVQFLGPRQRDAAWDELQTEQFDVVVIGGGVVGAGAALDAATRGLKVALVEARDYASGTSSRSSKMFHGGLRYLEQLEFGLVREALRERELSLTTLAPHLVKPLKFLFPITHRLWERPYMAAGIFLYDRMGGAKSVPPQKHLTRAGALRMAPGLKRNSLTGGIQYYDTVVDDARHTMTVARTAAHYGAVVRTSTQVVGFLREADRVSGVRVRDCEDGRTADVKAHVVINATGVWTDEIQALSRQRGRFRVRASKGVHIVVPRDRIVSDAAIILRTEKSVLFVIPWGSHWIIGTTDTDWNLDLAHPAATKADIDYILGHVNKVLVTSLTHDDIDGVYAGLRPLLAGESDETSKLSREHAVARVAPGLVAIAGGKYTTYRVMAEDAVDLAAEDIPARMAPSITEKVPLVGADGYFALVNQTVHLGQLYGLHPYRVKHLLDRYGSLIGEVLDLAADKPELLQPLTDAPAYLQVEVVYAAAAEGALHLDDILARRTRIAIEYSHRGVNCAEQVAQLVAPVLGWDADDIDREVKTYQARVEAEVQSQAQPDDLSADALRAAAPESRIELLEPPVSVSEIP; translated from the coding sequence TTGAGTAGTCAGCCTGGTGTGCAGTTCCTCGGTCCCCGGCAGCGCGATGCCGCCTGGGACGAGCTGCAGACCGAACAGTTCGACGTCGTCGTGATCGGCGGTGGTGTGGTCGGGGCCGGTGCGGCCCTGGACGCGGCCACCCGCGGGCTGAAGGTGGCGTTGGTGGAGGCGCGCGACTACGCGTCCGGAACGTCGAGCCGCTCGTCGAAGATGTTCCACGGCGGGCTGCGCTACCTCGAGCAGCTCGAGTTCGGACTGGTCCGGGAGGCACTCCGGGAGCGTGAGCTGTCGCTGACCACCCTCGCGCCGCACCTGGTGAAGCCGCTCAAGTTCCTGTTCCCGATCACCCACCGGTTGTGGGAGCGCCCCTACATGGCGGCCGGGATCTTCCTCTATGACCGGATGGGCGGCGCCAAATCGGTTCCGCCGCAGAAGCATCTGACCCGCGCGGGTGCGCTGCGGATGGCGCCGGGGCTCAAGCGCAACTCGCTGACCGGTGGCATCCAGTACTACGACACCGTCGTCGACGACGCCCGGCACACCATGACCGTTGCTCGCACCGCCGCCCACTACGGGGCGGTCGTGCGGACGTCGACGCAGGTGGTCGGATTCCTCCGGGAGGCGGACCGGGTCTCCGGAGTGCGCGTCCGGGACTGCGAGGACGGGCGCACCGCGGACGTCAAGGCACACGTCGTCATCAACGCGACCGGGGTGTGGACCGACGAGATCCAGGCGCTGTCGCGGCAACGCGGCCGGTTTCGCGTCCGCGCGTCCAAGGGCGTCCACATCGTGGTGCCCCGCGACCGGATCGTCAGCGACGCCGCGATCATCCTCCGCACCGAGAAGTCGGTGCTGTTCGTCATTCCGTGGGGCAGCCACTGGATCATCGGCACCACCGACACGGACTGGAACCTCGACCTCGCGCACCCGGCGGCCACCAAGGCCGACATCGACTACATCCTCGGCCACGTCAACAAGGTGCTGGTGACGTCGCTGACCCACGACGACATCGACGGTGTGTACGCGGGTCTGCGTCCGCTGCTCGCCGGGGAGAGCGACGAGACGTCCAAGCTGTCCCGCGAGCACGCCGTCGCGCGGGTCGCGCCGGGCCTCGTCGCCATCGCGGGCGGCAAGTACACCACCTACCGCGTGATGGCCGAGGACGCCGTGGATCTCGCGGCCGAGGACATTCCGGCGCGGATGGCGCCGTCCATCACCGAGAAGGTGCCGCTCGTGGGTGCGGACGGCTACTTCGCGCTGGTCAACCAGACCGTGCATCTCGGCCAGCTGTACGGGCTGCACCCGTACCGGGTGAAGCACCTGCTGGACCGTTACGGCTCGCTGATCGGCGAGGTGCTCGACCTGGCGGCCGACAAGCCGGAACTGCTCCAGCCCCTCACCGACGCGCCCGCCTACCTGCAGGTCGAGGTCGTGTACGCGGCGGCGGCCGAGGGTGCGCTGCATCTCGACGACATCCTCGCCCGGCGCACCCGGATCGCGATCGAGTACTCGCACCGGGGTGTGAACTGCGCCGAGCAGGTGGCGCAGCTGGTGGCTCCGGTCCTCGGCTGGGACGCCGACGACATCGACCGCGAGGTGAAGACGTACCAGGCGCGGGTGGAGGCGGAGGTGCAGTCGCAGGCGCAACCGGACGACCTGTCCGCCGACGCGTTGCGGGCGGCGGCACCGGAATCGCGGATCGAACTGCTCGAACCGCCGGTCAGTGTGTCAGAAATACCTTGA
- a CDS encoding oxygenase MpaB family protein, translating into MRSHLNADGTPVPASAPVPLGPDSLTWKYFGDWRGMLQGVWAGSMQNMHPGLGAGVEEHSRFFDERWERLYRSLYPIGGVVFDGDRARQTAEQVRGYHDNIKGIDKHGRRYHALDPDTFYWAHATFFMGTILTGDNFMGGLTEDQKRRLFTEHIQWYRLYGMSMRPVPETWEAFQDYWDHMCRNVLEDNKATRDVLDLSGLGAPPFLSWLPGPIWAILRIPVAKGFVWLTVGMYDPPVRDLLGYRWTTRDERLHTLVSRAVNAVFRLVPWRYRYHPRARAGWDRETGRAPAHAPLVHTPRRNLPPRGRRDDPQHYSPKV; encoded by the coding sequence GTGCGTAGTCACCTGAACGCGGACGGCACGCCCGTCCCGGCCTCGGCCCCAGTTCCCCTCGGCCCCGATTCGCTGACCTGGAAGTATTTCGGCGACTGGCGCGGAATGCTGCAGGGCGTCTGGGCGGGGTCGATGCAGAACATGCATCCCGGGCTCGGCGCGGGCGTCGAGGAACACTCCCGCTTCTTCGACGAGCGGTGGGAGCGCCTCTACCGGTCGCTGTACCCGATCGGCGGCGTCGTCTTCGACGGCGACCGCGCCCGGCAGACCGCCGAGCAGGTGCGCGGGTACCACGACAACATCAAAGGGATCGACAAGCACGGCCGCCGGTACCACGCCCTCGACCCGGACACGTTCTACTGGGCGCACGCCACGTTCTTCATGGGCACCATCCTCACCGGCGACAATTTCATGGGTGGCCTCACCGAAGACCAGAAGCGCCGGCTGTTCACCGAGCACATCCAGTGGTACCGCCTGTACGGGATGAGCATGCGACCCGTCCCGGAAACCTGGGAGGCGTTCCAGGACTACTGGGATCACATGTGCCGCAACGTCCTCGAGGACAACAAAGCCACCCGCGACGTCCTCGACCTGTCCGGGCTCGGCGCTCCCCCGTTCCTGTCGTGGCTACCCGGCCCGATCTGGGCGATCCTCCGCATCCCGGTGGCGAAGGGCTTCGTGTGGCTGACCGTCGGCATGTACGACCCACCGGTCCGCGACCTCCTCGGCTACCGCTGGACCACACGCGACGAGCGCCTGCACACTCTCGTCAGCCGCGCCGTGAACGCGGTATTCCGTCTCGTCCCGTGGCGGTACCGCTACCACCCGCGCGCCCGCGCCGGCTGGGACCGCGAGACCGGACGCGCCCCCGCGCACGCACCGCTCGTCCACACCCCGCGACGCAACCTTCCACCGCGGGGCCGGCGCGACGATCCCCAGCACTACAGCCCGAAAGTCTGA
- a CDS encoding TetR/AcrR family transcriptional regulator: protein MTLEDRREARRNSLLRAGVALLGAPDGPAVNVRAVCRAASLTERYFYESFRDRDEFVRSVYAAVGDQAQTALVEAVASTETARERAAAAVDAFVKLMVDDPAMGRVLLLAPLSEPALSRRGIDLMPGFVGLVHDQLSAVDDEVEKQLVAIGVVGALTTLFIGYLDGTVAASREQFVAHCVTLVVEANKAGHE from the coding sequence GTGACGCTGGAGGACCGGCGGGAAGCACGGCGGAATTCGCTGCTGCGTGCGGGCGTCGCGCTGCTCGGTGCGCCCGACGGGCCGGCGGTGAACGTGCGCGCGGTCTGCCGCGCGGCATCCCTGACCGAACGGTACTTCTACGAATCGTTCCGGGACCGGGACGAATTCGTGCGCTCGGTCTACGCGGCGGTGGGCGATCAGGCGCAGACCGCGCTCGTGGAGGCCGTCGCGTCCACGGAGACCGCCCGGGAACGGGCCGCGGCCGCCGTCGACGCGTTCGTGAAACTGATGGTCGACGATCCCGCGATGGGCCGCGTGCTCCTGCTGGCGCCGCTGTCCGAACCCGCGCTGAGCAGGCGGGGAATCGACCTGATGCCTGGCTTCGTCGGACTCGTGCACGACCAGCTGTCCGCCGTCGACGACGAGGTGGAGAAACAACTCGTCGCGATAGGTGTGGTCGGCGCACTCACGACGCTGTTCATCGGATATCTCGACGGAACTGTTGCCGCGTCGCGCGAGCAATTCGTCGCGCATTGCGTCACGCTGGTGGTGGAGGCAAACAAGGCCGGCCACGAGTGA
- a CDS encoding DUF1353 domain-containing protein: MPFQVSVDDPTRPQPELRVLDRKFFQLVGEFVYVHGDTVVTVPGCAPMPCLLRTDLASIPAPLQGLLTPYGRQLLPAIMHDDLCKRASAQGPEGNTLRRHADELFRLALLDEGVGPFRSRIFWVGVEVGRFWTFTEVARFLLITHQVFGMLCWVVGVPWAVATSHFGLAALFLVLPVLLSLLWRRDFPVALLGCILLPLIAPTYLLTIATAAVLWVPDGAAWLLGRRRTRRPPPLGPPTTVLR, translated from the coding sequence ATGCCGTTCCAGGTGTCCGTGGACGATCCGACTCGCCCGCAACCCGAGCTCCGGGTACTCGACCGCAAGTTCTTCCAACTCGTCGGCGAATTCGTCTACGTCCACGGCGACACGGTGGTGACGGTGCCCGGCTGCGCCCCGATGCCGTGCCTGCTCCGCACGGATCTCGCGTCGATCCCCGCGCCACTGCAGGGTTTGCTCACCCCGTACGGCAGGCAGCTGCTTCCCGCGATCATGCACGACGACCTGTGTAAACGCGCGAGCGCGCAGGGACCGGAGGGAAACACGCTGCGACGCCACGCGGACGAACTGTTCCGGCTGGCCCTGCTCGACGAGGGCGTCGGACCGTTCCGCAGCCGCATCTTCTGGGTCGGCGTCGAGGTCGGCCGGTTCTGGACCTTCACCGAGGTCGCCCGGTTCCTGCTGATCACGCACCAGGTGTTCGGGATGCTGTGCTGGGTGGTGGGCGTGCCGTGGGCCGTGGCGACCTCGCACTTCGGACTCGCCGCGCTCTTTCTCGTGCTGCCGGTCCTGCTGTCGCTGTTGTGGCGCAGAGATTTTCCCGTCGCCCTGCTCGGGTGCATCCTGCTGCCCCTGATCGCGCCCACGTATCTCCTGACGATCGCCACGGCCGCCGTGCTGTGGGTGCCGGACGGCGCCGCCTGGCTCCTCGGCCGCCGGCGCACACGCAGACCGCCGCCGCTGGGGCCGCCGACCACGGTTCTGCGTTAG
- a CDS encoding DNA-formamidopyrimidine glycosylase family protein has protein sequence MPEGDTVWRTANSLRDALEGKVLTRCDVRVPRYATVDLSGQVVDEVVSRGKHLLIRVGDYSIHTHLKMEGAWHIYAPDSRWRRPTHQARIVLSTEDRVAVGFSLGITEILARDDEESAVGHLGPDVLGPGWDADTAIRNLRAAGDQPIGLALVDQRNLAGLGNVYRNEVCFLRGVHPYTPAAEVTDLPALVALAHRMIHADKNNSVRHRPWVYGRAGQRCRRCRTVIEGHDLGQQQIFFCTYCQPPVGS, from the coding sequence ATGCCCGAAGGCGACACCGTCTGGCGCACCGCCAACTCGCTGCGCGACGCCCTCGAGGGCAAGGTGCTGACCAGGTGCGACGTGCGGGTACCGCGCTACGCCACCGTCGACCTGTCCGGTCAGGTCGTCGACGAGGTGGTCAGCCGGGGCAAGCACCTCCTCATCCGCGTCGGCGACTATTCCATTCACACCCACCTGAAGATGGAGGGCGCGTGGCACATCTACGCGCCGGACTCGAGGTGGCGACGGCCGACTCACCAGGCCCGGATCGTGCTGTCCACCGAAGATCGGGTGGCGGTCGGGTTCTCGCTCGGCATCACCGAGATCCTGGCGCGCGACGACGAGGAGTCCGCGGTCGGCCACCTCGGTCCCGACGTGCTGGGGCCGGGCTGGGACGCCGACACCGCGATCCGCAATCTGCGGGCCGCCGGCGACCAGCCCATCGGTCTGGCGCTCGTCGACCAGCGCAACCTTGCCGGTCTCGGCAACGTGTACCGCAACGAAGTCTGCTTCCTTCGCGGCGTCCACCCGTATACGCCTGCGGCCGAGGTGACCGATCTGCCGGCGCTGGTCGCGCTCGCGCATCGCATGATCCACGCCGACAAGAACAACTCGGTCCGGCACCGGCCGTGGGTGTACGGGCGTGCCGGACAGCGCTGCCGCCGGTGCCGGACGGTGATCGAGGGCCACGACCTCGGTCAGCAGCAGATCTTCTTCTGCACGTACTGCCAACCGCCGGTCGGGAGCTAA